From Arachis hypogaea cultivar Tifrunner chromosome 3, arahy.Tifrunner.gnm2.J5K5, whole genome shotgun sequence:
tataatttttaaaactaaattgcaactttttaagaagctatttaggagcttatagagaagttaaaaaatgacttctctcataatatttctacttttcatcacatttctataaaataaatacttttagaattaaaaatccaaacacaaaataacttatttataagttacttttaacaaaattatttattatttaagttattttgtcaaaaaaagcttaattaagttggttaccAAATTAGACCTAAATACTAAAATCCTATAACTTCTCTAAAAATTTGTCCTTTGTTTATCAGTTTTTCCATTTTCCAAGCAGGATAGATAGTAAGTTATAAGGAATATATATTGGTTAAAGatcatttattttttgaattggttctgaaataatttttttaattatattaatctctaaaaaataaaatgtaagttAAATTAGTTCTTCCGTCAATTAAAAGATGACGTAACACATTAAATTCATATGACATGATAACATGATAGGTTAATGCCACATATCACAAGATGATTAGTTGACATGTTAGGTCagtgatacgtgacatatattATTTGATacgtaataaatttatttataatcaaaatagtccttaaaaatatatatatataagtcattttcatctctaaaactttaaaaattgatcaaattaatttttatataatttttttatttttttcataatataaattttaaatatttttttatactactaattttaatattatttttagactttaataagtaaaattttctttacataaaataataaaaacaattaaattattacaaaattattttgtcatttctatttaaaaattttatattttcaaattatagttttttatattaattttttatttaaatttgtttatcaaattatcattaattatatattcaaaaaatttaatattttgaatCTCACAAATAGTATAGtgcttattttaatttaaatcttttagaattttttaaactataatttttattattgtttaatttatatatacgGTAGAACTCAATAATCAAAAAATCGATTTATAGAACCACtcattgaattttaatattttaatataattttttttaaaaataattagctactatatttatttagtgaaatctaaaaaattaaaataactactatatttatttagtgagaaTGTGagatccaaaaaattaaaatttttagtatataattaataatagtttgagaaaattatttatataaaaaaaatttactacaaaaaaactagaatttgaaaatgaaaaatctaaaaatacaaATGAAAAATAACTTTgtaataatttgattatttttattattttatttgatgaaaattttgtttattaagatgtaaaaaataagattaaaatgagtaaaattaagaaatattaaaaatttaatattataaaaaaaataaaaaattatataaagactaatttgatcaatttttaaaatgttaggaaTAAAAATGACTTACGTGTGTATTTTCAaggattaatttaattataaataaatttattacataTCAAATAATATATAGCATGTTAGGTGTTACTAACTTGATacatcaaccaatcatcttgtaatatgtaatattaacTTACTAAATTATAATATCATGTAGTACTTAATATGATACATCATGGTTTAACTATAACTGacggaaaaattaatttaatttatattttaaatattttttaagaattactataattaaaaaatatttaaaaattaatttaaaaattaaataattttttaaaaataaagttgactattaatccatatatatatatatatatatatatatatacttacttTTGTCATTGATTCATCACGATTCCATCATCTCTAGTTGACGTTCCATCTTTGTGAAAATAGTTGCATAATTAAGTGCTTTTgtgataataattatattacaatatatctaaagatgttttatttaatttcatatttatttaatttttttagtgcaAGGACCAGGCTAGTTAGGTACCACACCTATCGGTGAGGTATCCTATCTATATTGAGGCTTCTTAGAAGTCTCCTAATAAAACATGGAACACAGGTGGAGAgataatgaaacaaatgaaaatatATGTCATTGTGTGATTAATGATCTCTTATGGTAATCGTAcatcatatttttttttgagtatatattcattttggtcctcaaagaattttgGATCAGACACTTTAGTctctaactaaaattaattattcgattggttcctaacaattaattccgtcagtcacttagaTCCTTGGCTCCGTCAACTTTAACGaaagacaaaatggtccctaacaactctaacaagggacaaaatgatccctgacaactctaataaGGGATAAAATGATCCCTTACCCCTTTATTCGAAAATGACGctattctttcataatttttatcatatcttgcaTAACTCTAACATTCATATTCTTCTTCTTTACCTTCAtagtcttcttttccatctttttcttcctcctcttttgcTCCAAGATTAACCCTTGGTGTAATTGCTACACGTGTCGCACATACCTCAACATGTCCTggaccacacacttcctaaatctctataactggtacatccacctcctctgcacttcacccaccagaagcatccacttccacgtcctcgataacatcacctccaaccccgaCAACGTTCACGACATTCTCAAGACCAGGTTCCACAACTACCCTAAAGGCACGCCTTTCTCCACTCTTcggcaagcaatatagattgttagACATTAGCACATCATGAGAAGATTATCCTTCGACaccatatgcaaattctcatttgaaatagacactGAGTACTTCATTCCTTCTTTCCCGAAGTCCAAGTTGGCAGGCACCTTcgacctcgcatccaagctatcaGTACAACGAGCAATGTCGTCATTGCCGCTCATATGAaaactgaagcgattactgaacattggttcggagaagaagctgaaggaagcaatcggagtggtggacaatgtggtcatggagatgatagggcagaggaggagggagatggcaaCGACGACAACGGGTCTTGacaaatcagacttgctgtcttgattcatgggatccatcgaagacAACAAGTAGTTGAGAGACATAGTcattagtttcctgagtatgaattggttgagaacaagttgatgattttttttcttgtgaacattgaagttgtagagtgtgcattgtgtaaTTTGAAGTTATCGTGTTAGACTATTAGTGTTATGCGATATATGATGGAAATTGGGAGAGAATAGTGTCGTTTTCGAATAGAGGAgatcagggactattttgtcccatattagagttgtcagggactattttgtcctccgttagagttgacagagtaaaggacctaagtgactgacggagttaattgttattagggaccaatcgagtaattaattttagttggagacTAAAATGTCTGGTCTGAAATTGTTTGAGAACAAAAATGggtatatactattttttttatagaaaaaaaatttatttaaaaaatagctAAATAGCACTTACATATTATAGAAAAAACATTAAAtctgaaactaaataaaaaaaatgaataaattttatGTTAAACTATTATCTGAAAGGAAACACAAAGTTCgattacaaaaaattttatacaaaagaaatcagaaaatttaTTACGatctcttttgtttttaaatCTACACAAGAAGTGTTGTGCTACACAActttatcttctctttttttcaGAATCAGTCTAAATTCTAAATGCTATCTAAAACtgtaaatattttcataaataaaagacTTTTGTTGTATCTTTATCCTAAACTTGCGAAAACATCACCAACACACCTATAAAAGAGATCAATACATtacaaaagaaagagaaataccataaaaaattatatatctaaatttggatcttagatttaaatctctaaaaacaaaaaataacaaaatgaataaacaataaaataacaacaaaataaacaGGTAAAAACAAAAAGAGAGGATTGCgaatgaaagaagagaagaggggtgATAGCAAAAAAAGGGTAGTGAAAATTTGTGgtaagtaaaagaaaagaaaaaagagaggtgATGAGAATGTGGCCGATGAGAATGAGAGTGAGATACTAAAAAGAGAAATATGAAGagtttagaaaaaagaaaaaaaaaagacaaaaaataaaagaaaaagatttcacaTGAAAGAGAAATAGTAGAGGAGATGAGAAAGGCTATCGCAGTCCAAATTAAGGCGACGGTGACGATTTTCAGAAGGCTTTaaatttgttttctttaatttgcaTGAAAGAGAGAGTTAAATTTTCAATTCTTGTAATCctatatcatatttattatttaaaataaaattaaaaaattattacattatGCATGCTGATATATGATGGTAAATcttgataaaattttattatttttattatattcatattttttcttcTACTTCAATAAAACAAAGACTTAAATAAATAAGCTTTTAGTCTCTATAAAATAGTTTTAATCCCTATAAAGTTTTTTTagatcaaataaaatttaaaagttgtCTATTTTGGTTTAtgatataaattaattttgtcaAGTATTGACATGACAAATTAAATACTGATATAGTGATATGACATATATATTGTTACACGTCAATCTTTGATGAAACAAATTAGAGATAGAATAggcaatttttaaattttattggactaaaataaaaaaatacgaaAGTCAAAACCAAAAAATGGATATTAATAAAGTCCAAAACCTTTATTTAAACTGATAATTATACATCAAAGAAACTAAAACCAAGATATAATAAAGGACTACTTAATTAACTATTAAACTGCAAGCTGAATTCCaagataatatttaatatatggtGTAACTCATTATATTTCAGATAGATTTTaacgattttttaaaattagagggATAAAATATAAGAATGATTAGAAGAtaataaaattcatttaaaataatttaaaattatcttattttttattttttaattattatcgctaaaataattaaataattttagatatattaattaattatgtaattatagatattaaactaaatcaaataactttaaattattatctttttaattttattgaaaaagtaATAAGTTGAGAGGGTTGACGATATTAGTATTCTATCTATAAATACTTAATATTTGATTCTGTCTGTTTGAGTATGATTGAGAATTTGATGCGTAATAAGTCAAGTTAAAAGTAGAATGAATTGAGATGTAAGTAAAATTAGATATGAATTTAGACTTAATCATACTTATTTTATCTACGTctctaaattctaaaatcatatgtAATATATGGTATAATTCATTCTATCATATTTGATCACTCATCTTAAGTAGATTTTAACACTTCTTTAATTTAAAGTTAGgtggataaaatataaaaatgtttagaaaataataaaatatcaatttaaaacagtttaaattattttttttgttttttaattattgttgaaagaagtaaataattttagatataataattatgtaattatagatattaaattagataaaataacTTTAAGTTATTAtctttctaattttataaaaaaagtaataAGTTAAGAAGGCTAATTAGCAATACTAATTTTATCCATAGATATCTAATTCGATTTATTAATCTGTTCGAATAAGATTGACAATTTGATTCACagcataaaaatcaaattaaatgtagAATGAGTCTAAATTCATATCTAATCTTACTTACATCTTTAATacattatgatatatatatatatatatatatatatatatatatataattttaacaagTACTTGATcatgattatgttatttttataaattttaacataaattttattataattttattgtttttaattttaatataaatttaatttcatgtttttattttattaatatgtttataaaatataaaataattaaatattatatctcattgaaaattttattttaaaattttagaatacagtagagataaaattaaaaaattttcaccctgtaACTAAAATaggattatatttttaaaaattttaaacctacaaataaaattaaaatatagtctAAATCTTACTCTATTATTCATTATCAACTCTTAGAACTTATATACTATTTTTTGAAACTTGTATACTACTAAAGAGCTCATCATAGtaagatttatttttcctttttctggttttaatttttttttctaataagcACGCAGGTTTGGACTTTTATTACTAAAtgcaaaagtaatttttaaaatataaaagcttttataaaaaaatcaacatataaaAGTGTTAACAGTAATACACAAATAACTTGTAAAGCCAAATGACAGTTAGGAAATCAGTTATCAAAAGATTCCAGAAACAATTAGTTACATTTCAATTATCAGTTAACTAATCAGTTGCAACTCCAGCTATATATACAGTTGTACAACTTGTAAAACTCAACTAAAATGTATAATACACACGTTTTTCAGATTagcttctcctcctttctttccctctttctctttgttttttgttttgccTTCAGATCTAGCTTCTccctctttttctccttctttctgttTTAGTTTTATCCTCCTCAGCTTGATACCTTACATGGTATCAAAGCTTTCTGATCCATGGAGCCAGCGTCTCAGTTCACCACCAACGCACAAATAAGCATGACAAACCAGAATGCATTTGCTGTGTTTTTCACAAACAAACTGAACGAAAACAACTTCAAAGCTTGGAAGAAGCAAGCTCTAGCGTGCATCAAGATCAACAAGTTGCAAAATCACCTAAATCCTGCAAAGATTCCAACAAAATTCAACTCAGAATCAGATCgcataaatgaaaatgaaagccAAGAATATGCAGAATGGGAAGTCCAAGACCAATGGCTAGTCGCCTGGTTAATCGCATCAATGGAACCAAGTTTTGTCAACAGAGTCATCGAATGTGAGTATGCATTCCAGATTTGGATCACATTAGAAGAGTATTTTACAGCAAGAGTGAAAACAAGAATCAAACAGTTAAAGACACAACTAAGAACACTCAAGAAGCACAATTCAATAGTAATGGAGTACAGGTCTAAGATCAATCAGGTAGCAGATTTGCTAAAAGCGCTAGGAGCACCACTCTCTCGAGAAGAATTTATCGAAGCAACCCTAGCAGGCCTTGGTGAAGAATACAATATCTTGTCACTGTTGCAACAGCAAGAATCGACCACATCAGTGAAAGCAAGCTTGAAACACAGCTTTTGACTCAAGAAGAGCTAATTGAAAGATTCAGGAAAACAGAGCTGGGAGCAATGCAGGTCAACATAGCGCAGAGCACTAAAATTCAAGAAAGCTCCCAAAGAAGAGGCTACAACAATTACAACAGCAGAGGAGGCTTCAGAGGCTCCAGAGGCAGAGGACAATTCAGAAGAGGAGGTGGACGCTCCTCATGGTGGCAAGGCAGCCGACCACAATGCCAACTCTGTGGCAAGATCGGACACACAGCTGTTCAATGTTACCACCGCTTCGATCAAGAATTCATGAATCCCCACCTTCAACCACTAAATACAGCCCAGTTACCATCTCTTGCTTTCCACAACAACTCAAGTCCAAGACCCTCTTCACAACAACAACAGTCCTCGAACACGCTGCAATCCAACCCTACCAACCCCATCATGTCTGCAAGCTCTAGAGGTTCCTGTATGGCTTAAAGCAGGCTCCCCGGGCGTGGTACACAAAGCTCACTGACACTCTAAAGCAATTTGGTTTCACTAatacaaaatcagatgcatctcTCTTTACTCGATTTTCTCCCTCCTCTGTGATGTATATTCTGGTGTATGTGGATGACGTTTTGGTCACCGGGAGCTCCCAAGCCGAAATTTCCACCTTCATTACCCAATTGAATGCTATGTTTGCCCTCAAGGATTTGGGGGAAATGAACTACTTCTTGGGAATTGAAgccatgaagctaaatgccaatgAAATGCTCCTATGTCAAACAAAATACATTCAGGAGTTATTAAACAAAGCAGGAATGCGGGATGCCAAGGCAGTCCCAACACCAATGGTGTCCAACCTTAAACTGATAGCCCATGGCGAGGATATTCATCAAAACCCAGCCTTGTACAGATCTATAGTGGGAAGCCTACAATATGCTACAATCACAAGACCTGAAATCacgtttgctgtaaacaaagtaTCCCAGTTCATGCAGACCCCATTGCAAAGCCACTGGAAAGCAGTTAAGCGAATTCTACAATACCTTGCTGGAACAATACACtatggcctaaggttccaaagaACTGATGAATGTCGAATCTATGGCTTTAGTGACTCAGATTGGGGCAGTGACATTGATGACAGAAAGTCTACAAGTGGATTCTGCATATTCCTAGGAACAAATCTAATCTCATGGTCAAACAGAAAACAAACGACAGTCTCAAGAAGTTCCACAGAAGCAGAATACCGGGAATTAGCTGCTGGCCTAACTGAAATTCTCTGGATTCAGAACCTGCTAAGCGAAATGAAAATCCAATGCTCCACCACACCAAACCTCTATTGTGACAGCCAGAGTGCAGTCTTAATGGCGTCCTTCACAATAAGAGCAAGCATTTTGAACTTGACCTTTATTTTGTAAGAGATCATGTTGCCCAAAAGAAAATCAGCATCCTGCATATTCCCTCTCAAGACCAAATAGCTGACAGTTTCATAAAATCCGACTCCAGCATCATCTTTCACAAGCTCAGGAACAAACTCAGAATCACAGAAAGGTTGCAAACCagtagaattttgaaaattgcagCAAACAAAACAGTAGGATTGATGTTAATAGTAATACACAAACAACTTGTAAAGCCAAATGACAGTTAGGAAATCAGTTACCAGAAGATTCCAGAAACAATTAGTTACATTTCAGTTATCAGTTAACTAATCAGTTGCAACCCCAACTATATATACAGCTGTACCGCTTGTAAAACTCAACTGAAATGCATAATACACACGTTTTTTAGATTagcttctcctccttttttttcctctttttctctattttctgttTTGCCTTTAGATTCAGCTTCTCCCTCTTTCTCTCCTTCTTTCTGTTTTAGCTTTATCCTCCTCAACTTGATACCTTACAAAAAGCAATTGaaatatttcaattaattaatatgaattaaTAATAGTCTTGTTAAagatagtaatatttttttatatccaagtttaattttatttcttttttcataCTCTCTTATCAAGAAAAAATATCAAAAGAGGATGCGAAGTTTGACCTGCACACGatatatacatgcattcattttcaattaattaatatgattaatgaaaatattatttatatattaaaattaattattatatatttttgtgtgtatatatatatatataatttaatttatttttaatatatattttatattttaatatatattatacattaatgattaattttggTAATTAATATTAATCAGCGTGTATCTATGATAAAAGTAGTCTTGTTAAAGATTGAGTAATATTTCGTTATAGTCAAgtttaatttcatttcttttttcaTACTCCcttatcaagaaaaaaaaatcaaaattcaaaagaggaTGCGAAGCTTGACCTGCACACGATATATACACGCATTCATGATTCTTTTTAGGTTTTAGTTCATTTCAATCTGCAGTTCTGCACTAGTCAGTAGTCACTTACCCCTTCTAATATCATTTCCCCACCAACCAGTCACTACCACCTTAAAGGAAAAAGAAGTTGCTagcgtgcttttttttttctcataaaaaaattgacaACATACAAAACCAGAAGTAACTTCAAGTTGaggtaattatattatttttctcaaaagattaaatcaataaaaatactcataactaattatatttttaatatattttttaaataaaagtttgcttttatatttgtttagatttttatagaatttttaatttattttatactttttttaataacaaaaattaaattttaaatttttcaatcataaaaattctaagtttaattttttttattcttataattttaccaaaattttaagtAATtccttatatgtatattttttcaattaaattcttatattatatcaaattataaataaattctt
This genomic window contains:
- the LOC140183446 gene encoding uncharacterized protein — its product is MEPASQFTTNAQISMTNQNAFAVFFTNKLNENNFKAWKKQALACIKINKLQNHLNPAKIPTKFNSESDRINENESQEYAEWEVQDQWLVAWLIASMEPSFVNRVIECEYAFQIWITLEEYFTARVKTRIKQLKTQLRTLKKHNSIVMEYRSKINQVADLLKALGAPLSREEFIEATLAGLGEEYNILSLLQQQESTTSVKASLKHSF